A region of Melitaea cinxia chromosome 15, ilMelCinx1.1, whole genome shotgun sequence DNA encodes the following proteins:
- the LOC123660228 gene encoding uncharacterized protein LOC123660228: MRRMYGEELHIAVLKAELENFIVDDDKGNDFAEDLIKTKMFYTKKNHGRAMKDKPHFRPIQANDKQKKVENDTLKVKPLDNFNSTSKSKENNTDNNETTKDDKGISYKTKLESIANIEINNLDPDVITLDAVIKQSIETNSIYTNFSGTSKTELYTSENKNNTERNTAATTTEFTVNTTESNDDQYDDLTTEAGKDAWKNSADTSTLPPTLLFSELEKVDRIDIKDNDKKEEFHSKPAQHQDTMRPSVIKLRGANACETKEEMAAPFWANNTRGEMLALLNMYPFEQYIHLETCVHKHKQMYCREGCRCEQQFRLHRLLAYDPRNECRGIFADWFKFPACCVCKCYDVPLEFRARSPRILHPQYDEDVKRLIYEDVARDWYTMSYDDPDEVY; the protein is encoded by the exons GCTTAAAGCAGAATTAGAAAACTTCATTGTCGATGACGATAAAGGCAATGATTTCGCTGAGGATctcattaaaacaaaaatgttttatacaaagaaaaatcACGGCCGTGCCATGAAAGACAAACCACATTTTAGACCGATACAAGCAAATGATAAACAAAAGAAAGTTGAAAACGATACCTTAAAAGTTAAGCCTTTGGATAATTTTAACAGCACTAGCAAAAGTAAAGAAAACAACACAGACAACAATGAAACAACGAAAGATGATAAGGGCATATCGTACAAAACTAAACTTGAAAGTATAGCaaacattgaaataaacaatttagATCCAGACGTAATTACCTTAGACGCTGTAATTAAACAGAGTATTGAGACGAacagtatatatacaaatttttctGGTACATCTAAAACTGAATTATATACAtctgaaaacaaaaacaatacagAACGAAATACCGCGGCAACAACAACAGAATTTACAGTCAACACAACAGAATCTAATGATGATCAATACGACGATTTGACAACAGAAGCGGGCAAAGATGCTTGGAAGAATTCCGCTGATACTTCTACGCTACCGCCAACATTATTATTCTCAGAGCTTGAAAAAGTTGACCGAATAGATATTAAAGATAATGATAAAAAGGAAGAATTTCATTCCAAACCCGCGCAACATCAAGACACAATGCGTCCTTCTGTTATCAAGCTACGAGGAgc AAACGCGTGCGAAACCAAAGAAGAGATGGCGGCACCTTTCTGGGCGAACAATACGCGTGGAGAGATGCTGGCACTCCTCAATATGTACCCCTTCGAGCAATACATACACCTGGAGACCTGCGTACACAAACACAAGCAAATGTACTGCAGGGAAGGATGCAG ATGTGAACAGCAGTTCCGCCTGCACCGCTTGTTGGCCTATGATCCGCGAAATGAATGTCGCGGCATCTTTGCCGATTGGTTCAAGTTCCCTGCCTGCTGCGTCTGCAAGTGCTACGATGTTCCTCTCGAATTCCGAGCTCGCTCCCCAAGGATACTGCACCCCCAATACGATGAAGACGTCAAGAGACTTATATATGAGGACGTGGCAAGGGATTGGTACACCATGTCTTACGATGACCCAGATGAAGTGTATTAA